GGCTGGCCGCTGGTGCGGGTTTGTGGCCCGTCCACCTCGCGTGTCAGCCATTCCCCCGCGTGTGTCAAGAGCGTCCCCGCCTATGTCGCAGCTTTCCCCCACAGCGGGCGGATGCCCGCCCCTACAGCAATGATTGCATCGTGCGCACACCCAAGCGCTGAAGGCGGCCCCCTTGGAACCCCAATGTTGGGCGTTCCCGTGCTGAAAACTGGCTGCTGGTGTTCGTGCATAGAGCCATCCAAACACAAGCGACACCCTCGCCGCATGGGCCAGGGCTGACCCCGCCCCATTTTATACAATCTTTTATTCCCCTTCGCGCCTCCGCACCTTCGTGGTATTTGTGCTCTTCGCCCCCTTCGTGTCTTGGTGGTAAAGAAACTTCGTGTCTTCGCGTCTTCGTGGTAAACGGCTCCCCGCTCGCAGCGGGCATTTTTGCCGCGCGCGGGGCGGCGTGCTACCATGGGCTGTTCGTTTGGACTGAGGAAACATCCATGAGACGCATTTTTGCCTTCTGCATCGGCCTGGTGGTGGGGTGGCGGCTGTGGGATGCGCTGGGGCTGAACGCGGAAGTGCCCGCCACGCCCGCCGAACCGCCCAAGGCCACGCCCGCCGAACCGCCCAAAGCCGCGCCCGCCGAGCCGCAGCCGCAGGGCTACTGCACACGCTGCAAGGCCCAGCGCGCCATCCGCGACCCACACCCCGACAGCGCCAAGGACGGGCGGCCCATGCTGCGCGGCACATGCGCCACCTGCGGTGCGAAGATCGCCCGCTTCATCAAGGCCGACGAGCCTAGCGCGTCGTGAGCTATGCTACAATCGTCTGGCCGCCAGCTCTTGGCGGCATCGCTTCAGGACTGTGAGGGCATCGTCATGCAGAGTGATCTTGACCGGCTGATGGCAGAGCGCAATATCGATGCGTTGGTGGTGGAGGGGCCAGATGGCCTCGGCAGCGCAAACCCAGCCTACAACTACTTTGTCAAGGGTGAGCATATCACGGGCTTCGTCCTGAAAAAGCGTGGCGAGCCAGCCATGCTGGTGCACAGCGCCTGGGAGAAGCTGCAGGCCGAGAAGACCGGCCTGGTGCTGGTGGATAAAGACCGCTGGAACATGCGCGAGATCCAGGCCAAGGCCAGCAGCCGCCTGGAGGCCGTGGTCGAGTACCGGCGGCAGATCTTCACCGATCTGGGCATCGGCGGGCGCGTGGGCCTGTACGGCACCGTGAACGCCGGGCAGAGCTTCGCCACCTGGAGCCTGCTGGCGCAGGTGATCCCAGGCCTGGAGATCGTGGCCGAGTTCGAGAAGGATGTGATCTCGCAGGCGCGGCTCACCAAATCACCCGAGGAGGTGGAGCTGATGCGCGAGGTGGGCCGACGCGCCTGCGCGGTGATGCAGAGCGTGGTGGACTACATCCAGACCGGCCACGCCCAGGATGGCGGCGTGGTGGATGCGCAGGGCCAGCCGATCACCATCGGCATGGTGCGCTCGTACATGCGGCGCGAGATGGCCGCGCAGGGCATCGAGGATCCCGAGAACACCATCTTCGCCCAGGGCCACGACAGCGCGCTGCCGCACGCCACTGGCGACGACGCGGCGCAGCTGCGGCTGGGCCAGGCGATCGTGTTCGACTTCTTCCCGCGACAGATCGGCGGCGGCTACTTCCACGACATGACGCGCACCTTCGCCATCGGCTACGCGCCGCCCGAGCTGCAGGAGCTGTACGACACGGTGAAGGGCTCGTTCGACCTAGTGATGAGCGAGTTCGAGGTGGGCGCGCCCACCAAGCCCTACCAGGACATGGTCTGCAAGTATTTCGAGGATCGCGGCCACCCGACTATCGGCAGCCAGTACCCGATCGAGGAGGGCTACATCCACTCGCTGGGCCACGGCATCGGGCTAGAGGTCCACGAGGACTTTGGCTTCCCCTCGCTACAGGATCGCGGCGACGTGATCGGGCCAGGCGTGGTGTTCACAGTCGAGCCAGGGCTGTACTACCCGGGCCGCGACATGGGCGTGCGCCTAGAGGATACGGTGTACTGCCGCCCCGACGGCACGTTCGAGAGCCTCACGCCCTTCCCCATGGAGCTTGTCATCCCCATGAAGTAGGCGCGACGTGCGCGGGGCGGGCCATACCCGCCCCGCCGCGCCCCAAGGAGCTTGACGATGAAGGTCTACCTCATCCGCCACGCCGAGAGCGAGGAGAACGCGCTCGACCTGCGCTCGCGGGTGAGCCGCGCCGACTTCCAGGCCGTGCTGGAGCGCTCGTTCCACTCGCCGCTGACCGCGCGCGGCACCCAGCAGGTGCAGGCCACCATCCAGCGCCTAGCCGACGCCAAGATCGAGCGGCTCTACACCAGCCCCATGCTGCGGGCCGCCACCACCGCCAGCATCCTGGGCCAGGCGCTGGGCCTCGCCCCTGTGGTGGTGGACGACCTACGCGAGATCATGCCCACCGTTCGCAGCGGGCCGGGCAAGGTAGCCTCGCTACGCCGCCACTGGATCGGCTCGTACACCAAGATGCTCTGGCCCTTCAGCCGCCACGAGACCTGGGCCAGCGCCTACCGGCGCAGCCGCCGCGCCTGGCAGGCCATCACCGCCGAGCCAGCCCAGGAGGTGGCGGCGGTGGCGCACTACGGCACGATCAGCATGCTGCTGCTAGCCCTGCAGCGCAGCGGGCGCTGGCGTGTGGTGCAGCGCGACCGCTCGAACGGCGGCATCTCGATCGTGGCGGCGCGCTAGGCCCCGCCCGGCACCCGCGTATTTCGTCACCAAGCTGTCATGCTGCCACTTGTCATCCGCAGCAGTTCGCGGTACACTAGGCCAGGTACCCGATTACCCAGCGCCACAAAGAACATATGAGTGAAGCAACTCTTACGGCCCCCCGTGCCGACCTTACGCAATCGCTCCGCGAGGAGGCGTTTCTGACCCTGCTGCGCAATGTCGCGGTGGTCGCAGGAATCTTGCTGGTGAGCGGCGTGCTGATGGCCAGCACCAACACGCGGTCGCTCCCGATCACCATCCCCTGCGGCGGCGCGCTGCTGGGCACATGCTGGCTGGCCAACGTGCTGCGCAAGCGCGAGTGGTACCACTGGGCGGTGGGCTTCACGCTGGGCGGCATGGTGCTGGCCATCGTGCTGACGCTGCTCTACCACCCCCTGGAGACCAACCCCTTCATCTTCTTCACGCCGCTGATCGTTGTGGCATCCGGCCTGCTGCTGCGGCCCTCGTTTGGGTTTGTGGTGGCCACCGGCGCGCTGGGCATGGTGGCGCTGGCCGCCCTGATGATGGGCGACGGCTGGGAGGTGCTGGGGTTCCACTTTCTGCTGGCCACGACGCTGGCCTACATGAGCGCACTAGTGGGGTGGCGCATGGCGGTGGCCTTCTTGGCTGCGGTCGACTGGGCCATGGACAGCTACCTGAAGGTCGAGCGCCGCGAGGCCCAGCTGTTCGAGAGCGAGAAGCGGCTGCAGCGCGCCCTGCTGGAAAAGGACTTCCTCAACAGCCAGATCCTCCAGTCCAACCAGGAGCTTGAGCGCGCGCGCGCCGCCGCCGAGGATGCCAACCGGCTGAAGTCGCAGTTTGTGGCCAATATGTCGCACGAGCTGCGCACGCCGCTGAACGCGATCATCGGCTTCTCGTACATCCTGGGCCAGCAGCTCAAGGGGCCGCTGAACGAGGATCAGCTCGACTACCTCAAGCGCATCTACGACTCGGGCGAGCACCTGATGCGGCTGCTCAACGACATCCTCGACAACGCCAAGCTGGAGGCGGGCCGGATCGAGCTGCGCTGCGAGCCGCTGCTGATGGACGCGATCATCCACGAGACCATGATGACCGCCACCAGCCTGCTGCGCGACCGCCCGGTGGAGCTGCGCCAGGCCATCCAGCCCGATCTGCCGCCGATCTTCGGCGACCGCCTGCGCATCGCGCAGATTCTGCTCAACCTGCTCTCGAACGCCATCAAGTTCACCGAGCACGGTTCTATCACCCTCCGCGCCTTCACCATCCCTGCATCCGAGCTGCCCGCGCTCATCCCCAGCACCCAGGAGGCCGAGGCCCAGTGGTATGTTGTCGTTGAGGTGATCGACACTGGCATCGGCATCGCCAGCGAGCACCTCAACCTGATCTTTGAAGAGTACCGGCAGGCCGATGCGACGCTCTCGCGGCGCTACGGCGGCACCGGCCTCGGCCTGCCGATCAGCCGTCGGCTGGTCGAGCTGCACGGCGGCCAGCTCACCGTGGCGAGCACTGCTGGCGAAGGCTCGACGTTCCGCTTCAGCCTGCCAGTTGCCACGACGGTGCAGCTGCAGACTGTGGCTCTTGAGCAGGAAGTGTAGGATACCATGACCGTTCAGCCCGTTGAGGAAGCCTATATCATCCTGGTGGAGGATGACCCGAACTCGTACCTAATCGCCGAGGAGCTGCTGAAGCACGCTGGCTTCAAGAACGTGTACCACCGCAGCAGCGGGGCCAAGCTGATCGCGCTGGTCGATGCGCTGCCCAAGGTCGATCTGGTGCTGCTCGACATCGGCCTGCCGGGCGAGAGCGGCTTCACGATCATCCAGAAGCTGCGCGCCCACCCCAAGACCGCCGGGACGCATATCGCCGCCGTGACGGCCAACATCATGCACGAGACGAGGCTGCGCGCCAAGGACGCGGGGTTCAACAGCTTTATCAGCAAGCCCATCCGGCCCGACAAGATCACCGATCAGGTGCGGGCCATGCTGGAGGGCCGCACCTTCTGGTGGTAGGCGCGGCGCGCTGGCGACGCAAAGGCGGCGGGAGAGGTAGCGCCTCTCCCGCCGCCTTTGTATGTGGGCCACACCTACAGCTGGGCCAGCGCCGCATCCAGGGCCGCATCGGCATCCGCCGCGCTGGCAATGCCGCCCTGGGCCATGGCGGGCTGGCCGCCGCCGCGCCCGCCGAACT
The sequence above is a segment of the Chloroflexia bacterium SDU3-3 genome. Coding sequences within it:
- a CDS encoding aminopeptidase P family protein codes for the protein MQSDLDRLMAERNIDALVVEGPDGLGSANPAYNYFVKGEHITGFVLKKRGEPAMLVHSAWEKLQAEKTGLVLVDKDRWNMREIQAKASSRLEAVVEYRRQIFTDLGIGGRVGLYGTVNAGQSFATWSLLAQVIPGLEIVAEFEKDVISQARLTKSPEEVELMREVGRRACAVMQSVVDYIQTGHAQDGGVVDAQGQPITIGMVRSYMRREMAAQGIEDPENTIFAQGHDSALPHATGDDAAQLRLGQAIVFDFFPRQIGGGYFHDMTRTFAIGYAPPELQELYDTVKGSFDLVMSEFEVGAPTKPYQDMVCKYFEDRGHPTIGSQYPIEEGYIHSLGHGIGLEVHEDFGFPSLQDRGDVIGPGVVFTVEPGLYYPGRDMGVRLEDTVYCRPDGTFESLTPFPMELVIPMK
- a CDS encoding histidine phosphatase family protein codes for the protein MKVYLIRHAESEENALDLRSRVSRADFQAVLERSFHSPLTARGTQQVQATIQRLADAKIERLYTSPMLRAATTASILGQALGLAPVVVDDLREIMPTVRSGPGKVASLRRHWIGSYTKMLWPFSRHETWASAYRRSRRAWQAITAEPAQEVAAVAHYGTISMLLLALQRSGRWRVVQRDRSNGGISIVAAR
- a CDS encoding two-component sensor histidine kinase; protein product: MSEATLTAPRADLTQSLREEAFLTLLRNVAVVAGILLVSGVLMASTNTRSLPITIPCGGALLGTCWLANVLRKREWYHWAVGFTLGGMVLAIVLTLLYHPLETNPFIFFTPLIVVASGLLLRPSFGFVVATGALGMVALAALMMGDGWEVLGFHFLLATTLAYMSALVGWRMAVAFLAAVDWAMDSYLKVERREAQLFESEKRLQRALLEKDFLNSQILQSNQELERARAAAEDANRLKSQFVANMSHELRTPLNAIIGFSYILGQQLKGPLNEDQLDYLKRIYDSGEHLMRLLNDILDNAKLEAGRIELRCEPLLMDAIIHETMMTATSLLRDRPVELRQAIQPDLPPIFGDRLRIAQILLNLLSNAIKFTEHGSITLRAFTIPASELPALIPSTQEAEAQWYVVVEVIDTGIGIASEHLNLIFEEYRQADATLSRRYGGTGLGLPISRRLVELHGGQLTVASTAGEGSTFRFSLPVATTVQLQTVALEQEV
- a CDS encoding response regulator, with protein sequence MTVQPVEEAYIILVEDDPNSYLIAEELLKHAGFKNVYHRSSGAKLIALVDALPKVDLVLLDIGLPGESGFTIIQKLRAHPKTAGTHIAAVTANIMHETRLRAKDAGFNSFISKPIRPDKITDQVRAMLEGRTFWW